A stretch of Haloprofundus halophilus DNA encodes these proteins:
- a CDS encoding GMC family oxidoreductase, whose product MSASDDGDERESPELDRTPSDRVDVCVVGAGPAGGLVAHRLADRGHDVVVLEAGPRFDPADRLERMERSIRPAHGGREVWEMGGPRDAFTTPGELFYPLNVARAKGVGGSTLHWQGMVMRLHESDFRRRSRDGVADDWPIDYDDLKPYYAEAESALGVAGASDNPFAPPRDEPHPLPAFEPSYSDSLFAEACERLGVTTHSVPNARNSEPYDDRSACVGFGTCKPVCPSGAKYTAESHVEKAEAAGARVLDRVPVQRLEHDAAGERVEAAVYATPDGEEHRQEARAFVLACGGVENPRLLLLSESERYPDGLANSSGLVGRYFMEHLFAGMGGTLDERTRQNHVGFITTESHQFYDDPGAGAEGTESSIPASDDDLGPIKLEFLNYAGPSPVEMALSAETWGDELLSQLREGYGNHVAMGALVGQLPRAENRIALDPGTTDDYGNPVPAVHWRIDDRTRRTLARANEIQRTILESLGVDVEWTVGPDNTGPAYHHMGTTRMGTDPETSVVDPRLRTHDLSNLWIPSSGAFVTSGAMNPTLTIAALALRVADDLDSRL is encoded by the coding sequence GTGAGCGCGAGCGACGACGGCGACGAGCGGGAGAGCCCGGAACTCGACCGGACGCCGAGCGACCGGGTCGACGTCTGCGTCGTCGGTGCGGGACCCGCAGGAGGACTCGTCGCCCACCGACTCGCCGACCGCGGCCACGACGTGGTCGTGCTCGAAGCCGGACCGCGGTTCGACCCGGCCGACCGTCTCGAACGGATGGAGCGGTCGATTCGCCCGGCTCACGGCGGTAGGGAGGTGTGGGAGATGGGCGGCCCGAGAGACGCGTTCACGACGCCCGGCGAACTGTTCTACCCGCTGAACGTCGCCCGCGCGAAGGGCGTCGGCGGGTCGACGCTCCACTGGCAGGGGATGGTGATGCGCCTCCACGAGTCGGATTTCCGACGGCGGAGCCGCGACGGCGTCGCCGACGACTGGCCCATCGACTACGACGACCTGAAACCCTACTACGCCGAGGCCGAGTCGGCGCTCGGCGTCGCGGGCGCGTCGGACAACCCGTTCGCGCCGCCGCGCGACGAACCGCACCCGCTCCCCGCCTTCGAGCCCTCCTACAGCGACTCGTTGTTCGCCGAAGCCTGCGAACGCCTCGGCGTGACGACCCACTCGGTGCCGAACGCGCGCAACTCCGAACCGTACGACGACCGCTCGGCCTGCGTCGGGTTCGGCACGTGCAAACCGGTCTGTCCCTCCGGTGCGAAGTACACGGCCGAGAGCCACGTCGAGAAGGCCGAGGCGGCAGGCGCGCGCGTTCTCGACCGGGTTCCGGTCCAGCGACTCGAACACGACGCCGCGGGCGAGCGCGTCGAGGCGGCCGTCTATGCGACGCCCGACGGCGAGGAGCACAGACAGGAGGCGCGGGCGTTCGTGCTGGCCTGCGGCGGCGTCGAGAACCCGCGCCTGCTCCTCCTCTCCGAGTCGGAGCGGTACCCCGACGGCCTCGCGAACTCCTCGGGGCTCGTCGGCCGCTACTTCATGGAACACCTGTTCGCGGGGATGGGCGGCACGCTCGACGAGCGGACGCGACAGAACCACGTCGGCTTCATCACGACCGAGAGCCACCAGTTCTACGACGACCCGGGCGCGGGCGCGGAGGGGACCGAGTCGTCGATTCCGGCGAGCGACGACGACCTCGGCCCCATCAAACTGGAGTTTCTGAACTACGCCGGGCCGTCGCCGGTCGAAATGGCGCTGTCGGCCGAGACGTGGGGCGACGAACTGCTGTCGCAGCTCCGCGAGGGCTACGGCAACCACGTCGCGATGGGCGCGCTCGTCGGGCAGCTGCCGCGCGCGGAGAATCGTATCGCGCTGGACCCCGGGACGACCGACGACTACGGTAACCCCGTCCCGGCGGTTCACTGGCGTATCGACGACCGGACCCGGCGGACGCTCGCCCGCGCCAACGAGATTCAGCGGACGATTCTGGAGTCGCTGGGCGTCGACGTCGAGTGGACGGTCGGCCCGGACAACACCGGCCCGGCGTACCACCACATGGGGACGACGCGGATGGGGACCGACCCCGAGACGAGCGTCGTCGACCCCCGGCTCCGGACCCACGACCTCTCGAACCTGTGGATTCCCTCCTCCGGTGCGTTCGTCACGAGCGGCGCGATGAACCCGACGCTCACCATCGCCGCGCTCGCGCTGCGCGTCGCCGACGACCTCGACTCTCGGCTCTGA
- a CDS encoding gluconate 2-dehydrogenase subunit 3 family protein has translation MELTRRDALAALAGGGVAVGGASALAWDRLGDDGGETPDVPTGETLTALAAAVYPSAVDGVDEFVETYVVGRASGRPEYERGVVETAALVETYAVDWFDAPVSELSREERDELLRQMGAETADPDPEGSVAERVRYYVVDELQYALYTSPAGGELVGIENPQGYAGGTESYRRGPKR, from the coding sequence ATGGAGCTGACGAGACGGGACGCGCTGGCGGCGCTCGCGGGCGGTGGGGTCGCCGTCGGCGGTGCGAGTGCGCTCGCGTGGGACCGCCTCGGCGACGACGGAGGGGAGACGCCGGACGTCCCGACCGGCGAGACGCTCACCGCCCTCGCGGCGGCGGTCTACCCCTCGGCGGTCGACGGCGTCGACGAGTTCGTCGAGACGTACGTCGTCGGCCGCGCGTCGGGCCGACCCGAGTACGAGCGCGGGGTCGTCGAGACGGCGGCGCTCGTCGAAACGTACGCCGTCGACTGGTTCGACGCGCCGGTTTCTGAGCTGTCGCGCGAGGAGCGCGACGAACTGCTCCGTCAGATGGGCGCGGAGACGGCCGACCCCGACCCCGAGGGGAGCGTCGCCGAGCGCGTGCGCTACTACGTCGTCGACGAACTGCAGTACGCGCTCTACACGTCGCCCGCGGGCGGCGAACTGGTGGGTATCGAGAACCCGCAAGGGTACGCGGGCGGAACCGAGAGCTATCGGCGGGGGCCGAAGCGGTGA
- a CDS encoding DUF7846 domain-containing protein: MFVPSPYGDWQNHPFQYLRNDPGFDGDVVYALDDGPDRDFQTLAAVENRTLYRFTYRGTWTGAVEPVDPELQRLELLRGERIDGETTVGVPSGATRVSVRVETKRGYARYSVGGFAEGDAVAVEWTVTPDGVRVANLDRTGGDADGPPVPLPSGASELDLVVRFAGTAGESVTYRQELTVDRDGDEVRALWPPETRVCRLRTECGREGTWVGPDGDYLDGVSVATNATASG, translated from the coding sequence GTGTTCGTTCCCAGTCCATACGGCGACTGGCAGAACCACCCGTTCCAGTATCTGCGCAACGACCCCGGCTTCGACGGCGACGTGGTGTACGCGCTCGACGACGGCCCCGACAGGGATTTCCAGACGCTCGCGGCCGTCGAGAACCGGACGCTCTACCGCTTCACCTACCGCGGGACGTGGACCGGTGCGGTCGAACCGGTCGACCCCGAACTGCAGCGACTCGAACTGCTGCGCGGCGAACGAATCGACGGGGAGACCACCGTCGGCGTTCCGAGCGGAGCGACGCGCGTCAGCGTCCGCGTCGAGACCAAACGAGGGTACGCTCGCTACTCCGTCGGGGGGTTCGCCGAGGGCGACGCCGTCGCCGTCGAGTGGACGGTAACGCCCGACGGCGTGCGGGTGGCGAACCTCGACCGGACGGGCGGCGACGCCGACGGGCCACCGGTACCGCTCCCGTCGGGCGCGAGCGAACTGGACCTCGTCGTCAGGTTCGCGGGCACCGCGGGCGAGTCGGTGACGTACCGACAGGAGCTCACGGTCGACCGGGACGGTGACGAGGTCCGTGCGCTGTGGCCGCCGGAGACGCGAGTCTGTCGCCTCCGGACCGAGTGCGGCCGCGAGGGGACGTGGGTCGGCCCCGACGGGGACTACCTCGACGGCGTCTCCGTGGCGACGAACGCGACGGCGTCGGGATAG
- a CDS encoding ABC transporter ATP-binding protein, translating into MSNDTMVNDTMVNDTAVRSTRESTASTEPVLELDGVFKRFGDKTVIEDLSLAVEEGEILTLLGPSGCGKTTTLRLVAGLERPDEGEIRLDGDVVSGNGSFRSPERRGVGVVFQEFALFPHLTAGENVAFGLKEWDDADREARVNELLDLVDLSAQRDSYPDELSGGQQQRVALARSLAPEPAVLLLDEPFSNLDVDLRVRMREEVRRILKAAGVTAVSVTHDQEEAMSMSDRVAVVNAGRIEQIGRPERVFQHPESRFVAGFLGHASFLGGTVGRDAVSTAIGDVPRERIHGLAPEYEGSAIELLVRPDDLEATPDPDGDGVVSSRRYLGPTALYEIELDSGEAVSCMHNHDVHLDRGERVALSLAAAHDLSWFPEGAETVVDR; encoded by the coding sequence ATGAGTAACGACACGATGGTCAACGACACGATGGTCAACGATACGGCGGTGCGTTCGACGCGGGAGTCGACCGCTTCGACGGAACCGGTGCTGGAACTCGACGGCGTCTTCAAACGCTTCGGCGACAAGACGGTCATCGAGGACCTCTCGCTCGCCGTCGAGGAGGGAGAGATACTCACCCTGCTCGGCCCCTCGGGCTGCGGGAAGACGACGACGCTCAGACTCGTCGCCGGACTCGAACGCCCCGACGAGGGCGAGATTCGACTCGACGGCGACGTCGTCTCCGGAAACGGCTCGTTCCGTTCGCCGGAGCGCCGCGGCGTCGGCGTCGTCTTCCAGGAGTTCGCGCTGTTTCCGCACCTCACCGCGGGCGAGAACGTCGCCTTCGGGCTGAAGGAGTGGGACGACGCCGACCGCGAGGCGCGCGTGAACGAACTGCTCGACCTCGTGGACCTCTCGGCGCAGCGCGACTCCTACCCGGACGAACTCTCCGGCGGCCAGCAGCAGCGCGTCGCGCTGGCGCGCTCGCTCGCACCCGAACCGGCGGTGCTGCTGCTCGACGAACCGTTCTCGAACCTCGACGTCGACCTCCGGGTCCGGATGCGCGAGGAGGTGCGACGCATCCTCAAAGCGGCCGGCGTCACCGCCGTCTCGGTCACCCACGACCAGGAGGAGGCGATGTCGATGTCGGACCGCGTCGCCGTCGTCAACGCCGGCCGAATCGAGCAGATCGGTCGCCCCGAGCGCGTGTTCCAACACCCCGAGTCGCGGTTCGTCGCCGGGTTCCTCGGACACGCGAGTTTCCTCGGCGGCACCGTCGGACGCGACGCCGTCTCGACGGCGATCGGCGACGTTCCGCGCGAGCGGATTCACGGCCTCGCGCCGGAGTACGAGGGCTCCGCGATAGAGCTACTGGTCCGCCCGGACGACCTCGAAGCGACGCCCGACCCCGACGGCGACGGCGTCGTCTCCTCCCGGCGCTACCTCGGGCCGACGGCGCTGTACGAGATCGAACTCGACTCCGGCGAGGCGGTTAGCTGCATGCACAACCACGACGTCCACCTCGACCGGGGCGAGCGCGTCGCGCTCTCGCTGGCGGCGGCGCACGACCTCTCGTGGTTCCCCGAGGGAGCCGAGACCGTCGTCGACCGCTGA
- a CDS encoding ABC transporter permease: protein MDAEHSTGANDAASDAEDRSASNGASTPLGESTPPLGLSLASATVAVVVLLPLIWLVRLAFDVGVEEAVALSVRPQTVEVFANSAALVVAVTAASILVGVPLAYLTVRTDLPFRRFWTVAVSLPLVIPSYIGAFAFVTAFGPQGALQRLLEPFGVESLPRLYGFTGATLVLTLYTYPYVYITTRAALKSMDTTLVEAARTLRHTRWEAFRRVTVPQIRPAVAAGSLLVALYTLSDFGTPAIMRFDAFTRVIFVEFNSFGRDLAALLSLQLVAVTLLILAAESRIRGDEQVYGGGRATDRVRLGRWKGPALGFCTGVSALALAVPSVVLGTWFVRGASDVGSETLAFDISYVLNSVGVAAATAAVAAIFAFPVAYVAAHHRGTVATLAERATYVGYAVPGVVIGLALVYLGTSYAQPIYQTLYLLVFAYVVRFLPQAVGSLRASFLRVDPKLPEAARTLGRTPGGAFRSVTLPLVAPGLLGGMALVFLTTMKELPATLFLAPTGFETLVTRVWSAYSQGYFGRAAVPALILLAVSGLSMLVIVSQEGYDVK, encoded by the coding sequence ATGGACGCCGAACACAGTACCGGAGCGAACGACGCCGCCAGCGACGCCGAAGACCGCAGCGCGTCGAACGGGGCGTCGACGCCGCTCGGCGAATCGACGCCGCCGCTCGGTCTGTCGCTCGCCTCTGCCACGGTGGCCGTCGTCGTCCTCCTCCCCTTGATATGGCTCGTCCGGCTGGCCTTCGACGTAGGCGTCGAGGAGGCGGTGGCGCTCTCGGTCCGGCCCCAGACCGTGGAGGTGTTCGCCAACAGCGCCGCCCTCGTCGTCGCGGTCACCGCGGCCTCGATTCTCGTCGGCGTCCCGCTGGCGTACCTGACGGTCCGGACCGACCTCCCGTTTCGGCGCTTCTGGACCGTCGCCGTGTCGCTGCCGCTCGTCATCCCGAGCTACATCGGCGCGTTCGCGTTCGTGACGGCGTTCGGCCCGCAGGGGGCGCTCCAACGGCTTCTCGAACCCTTCGGCGTCGAGTCGCTGCCGCGGCTCTACGGCTTCACCGGGGCGACGCTCGTGCTCACGCTGTACACCTACCCCTACGTCTACATCACGACGCGGGCGGCGCTGAAGTCGATGGACACGACGCTCGTCGAGGCGGCGCGGACGCTCCGACACACCCGCTGGGAGGCGTTCCGCCGCGTGACGGTGCCGCAGATTCGACCCGCGGTCGCGGCCGGGTCGCTGCTCGTGGCGCTGTACACGCTCTCCGACTTCGGGACGCCGGCGATCATGCGCTTCGACGCGTTCACCCGCGTCATCTTCGTCGAGTTCAACTCCTTCGGCCGCGACTTGGCCGCCCTGCTGTCGCTGCAGTTGGTCGCGGTGACGCTTCTCATCTTGGCCGCGGAGTCGCGCATCCGCGGCGACGAGCAGGTGTACGGCGGCGGCCGAGCGACCGACCGGGTCCGGCTCGGCCGCTGGAAAGGTCCGGCGCTCGGCTTCTGTACCGGCGTCTCCGCGCTGGCGCTCGCCGTCCCGTCGGTGGTTCTCGGTACGTGGTTCGTCCGCGGCGCGAGCGACGTGGGCAGCGAGACCCTGGCGTTCGATATCTCGTACGTGCTCAACTCCGTCGGCGTCGCGGCCGCCACCGCCGCCGTCGCCGCGATTTTTGCGTTCCCGGTCGCCTACGTCGCCGCCCACCACCGCGGGACGGTCGCGACGCTCGCCGAGCGCGCGACGTACGTCGGCTACGCGGTTCCCGGCGTCGTCATCGGACTGGCGCTCGTCTATCTGGGCACCTCCTACGCGCAGCCCATCTACCAGACGCTCTACCTCCTCGTGTTCGCCTACGTCGTCCGATTCCTCCCGCAGGCGGTCGGCTCGCTGCGGGCGTCGTTCCTCCGGGTCGACCCCAAGCTACCGGAGGCTGCGCGGACGCTCGGTCGCACCCCGGGCGGCGCGTTCCGGAGCGTCACGCTGCCGCTCGTCGCGCCGGGGCTGTTGGGCGGGATGGCGCTCGTCTTCCTCACGACGATGAAGGAGCTCCCGGCGACGCTGTTTCTCGCGCCGACGGGGTTCGAGACGCTCGTCACGCGCGTCTGGTCGGCTTACAGTCAGGGCTACTTCGGCCGCGCGGCGGTCCCGGCGCTCATCCTCCTGGCCGTCTCGGGACTCTCGATGCTCGTCATCGTCTCGCAGGAGGGGTACGACGTGAAATGA